A single window of Oxyura jamaicensis isolate SHBP4307 breed ruddy duck chromosome 3, BPBGC_Ojam_1.0, whole genome shotgun sequence DNA harbors:
- the MRAP2 gene encoding melanocortin-2 receptor accessory protein 2, with amino-acid sequence MSALRLISNRTSQQALSNSDYTWEYEYYEYGPVSFEGLKAHKYSIVIGFWVGLAVFVIFMFFVLTLLTKTGAPHQDNAEPSEKRFRMNSFVADFGRPLESERVFSRQIAEESRSLFHFCINEVEHLDKAKPSQKGPGLESNIHFQDVPRSSGTFEEDLNCLTKFNIPNFVNTEQNSSLGEDDLLISEPPIILESKSVMQSSHRILD; translated from the exons ATGTCTGCCCTGAGGCTGATTTCTAACAGAACCTCCCAGCAGGCCTTGTCCAACTCTGATTACACCTGGGAGTACGAGTACTATGAGTACGGACCGGTGTCGTTTGAAGGCCTGAAGGCTCATAAAT ATTCCATTGTGATTGGATTTTGGGTTGGTCTTGCAGTCTTTGTCATCTTCATGTTCTTTGTCCTGACTCTGCTGACGAAGACTGGAGCGCCACATCAAGA CAATGCAGAACCTTCTGAAAAAAGATTCCGGATGAATAGCTTTGTGGCAGATTTTGGAAGACCGCTGGAGTCTGAGAGAGTCTTTTCTCGTCAGATAGCTGAAGAATCCCGatcacttttccatttctgcattaATGAAGTGGAGCACTtagacaaagcaaaaccaagtcAGAAAGGTCCAGGTTTGGAAAGTAATATCCACTTCCAGGATGTTCCCAGGAGCAGTGGAACATTTGAGGAGGACCTGAATTGTCTTACAAAATTTAATATTCCTAACTTCGTGAACACGGAGCAGAACTCTTCACTAGGAGAGGATGATCTCCTTATCTCAGAGCCACCTATCATTTTAGAAAGCAAGTCGGTCATGCAATCTTCCCATCGGATCCTTGACTGA